A portion of the Bacteroidales bacterium genome contains these proteins:
- a CDS encoding U32 family peptidase — MAPVGSFESLRAAIQGGADSVYFGIEQLNMRAKSSNNFTTEDLKKIVKICNENKIRSYLTVNTIIYDHDVNLMKQILDTAKESGITAIIASDQAVMNYAKTIGIEVHISTQMNVSNIETLKFYAHFADVVVLARELSLKQVKHIAEAIDKEQIKGPSGKLIQIEIFVHGALCMAVSGKCYLSLHEQNSSANRGACLQTCRKAYIVTEKETGYELEIDNEYIMSPKDLLSINFLDKILDAGVKVLKIEGRARPAEYVKIVSECYKEAVDSVYEGTYTSEKIKSWEDRLSTVFNRGFWDGYYLGRKIGEWSKKYGSKATKQKIYIGKGTNYFSKIGVAEFLIQSGSLQVGDEILITGPTTGVIQTSVKELRFEEKPINEVYKGQSISMPVDEKVRRADKLYKIVDA; from the coding sequence ATGGCTCCGGTCGGTTCATTTGAATCACTTCGTGCAGCCATACAGGGTGGTGCAGATTCCGTATATTTCGGGATTGAACAGCTGAATATGCGGGCAAAGTCGAGTAATAACTTCACTACTGAAGATCTGAAAAAAATTGTTAAGATCTGCAATGAAAATAAAATCAGAAGTTATCTTACCGTTAATACCATTATATATGATCATGATGTGAACTTAATGAAGCAAATCCTTGATACTGCAAAAGAAAGCGGTATCACTGCAATTATTGCATCAGATCAGGCGGTTATGAATTATGCAAAAACAATTGGTATTGAAGTTCACATTTCAACCCAGATGAATGTGAGTAATATTGAGACTTTAAAATTTTATGCTCACTTTGCCGATGTGGTGGTACTTGCAAGAGAGCTTAGTTTAAAGCAGGTAAAACATATTGCCGAAGCAATTGATAAAGAGCAAATTAAAGGTCCTTCCGGTAAGTTAATTCAAATTGAGATATTTGTACACGGAGCTTTATGCATGGCTGTTTCAGGAAAATGTTATTTAAGTTTACATGAACAAAATTCTTCAGCAAACAGAGGTGCATGTCTTCAAACATGCAGAAAAGCATATATCGTTACAGAAAAAGAAACCGGTTACGAATTAGAGATTGATAATGAATACATCATGTCACCAAAAGATCTTTTAAGTATTAATTTTTTGGATAAGATATTGGATGCAGGTGTTAAAGTATTGAAAATTGAAGGACGTGCAAGACCGGCAGAATATGTAAAAATTGTCAGTGAGTGCTATAAAGAAGCAGTTGATTCTGTTTATGAAGGGACTTATACAAGCGAAAAGATCAAATCTTGGGAAGATCGATTATCAACTGTATTTAACAGAGGATTTTGGGACGGATATTATCTCGGCAGAAAAATTGGCGAATGGAGTAAAAAATATGGATCTAAAGCCACTAAACAAAAAATATACATCGGGAAAGGAACCAATTATTTTTCAAAAATTGGTGTAGCGGAATTTCTTATTCAATCCGGAAGTTTGCAGGTTGGTGACGAAATTTTGATAACCGGACCGACAACCGGAGTTATTCAAACAAGCGTAAAAGAACTTCGTTTTGAAGAAAAACCGATTAATGAAGTTTATAAAGGACAAAGCATTTCCATGCCTGTTGATGAAAAAGTTCGTCGTGCAGATAAACTTTATAAGATCGTTGATGCATAA
- the pheS gene encoding phenylalanine--tRNA ligase subunit alpha translates to MLERAKSLLEDVNQFTSNIAEEIEQFRIKYLSKKEGLITDLFKEFKNVPNDQKKEFGQVLNELKDKVTDKVNALKLSLKSEDTVNIELDMTLPGDSFTQGSRHPISIVRNEIIEIFTRLGFTISEGPEIEDDLHVFSALNFPPEHPARDMQDTFFIEKNPDVLLRTHTSSVQVRIMENQNPPIRTISPGRVFRNEVISARAHCIFHQIEGLYIDENVSFADLKQTLEYFAKEFFGQETKIRLRPSYFPFTEPSAEVDVSCSLCNGKGCNVCKYTGWLEILGCGMVDPNVLEVNDIDSIKYTGFAFGMGIERIAMLKYGIKDLRLFFENDLRFLKQFR, encoded by the coding sequence ATGTTAGAAAGAGCAAAAAGTTTATTAGAAGATGTTAATCAATTTACTTCAAATATCGCTGAAGAAATTGAACAATTCAGAATAAAATATTTATCCAAAAAAGAAGGTTTAATTACTGATCTTTTTAAGGAATTTAAAAATGTTCCGAACGATCAAAAAAAAGAATTCGGGCAAGTATTAAATGAACTTAAAGATAAGGTTACAGACAAAGTAAATGCTTTAAAATTAAGTCTGAAATCTGAAGATACAGTTAATATTGAATTGGATATGACATTGCCGGGTGATTCATTTACTCAAGGTTCAAGACATCCTATATCAATTGTAAGAAATGAGATTATTGAGATTTTTACTCGCCTTGGATTCACAATATCAGAAGGCCCTGAAATTGAAGATGATTTGCATGTATTTTCTGCACTTAATTTTCCTCCGGAGCATCCTGCAAGAGATATGCAAGATACTTTTTTTATTGAAAAAAATCCTGATGTTTTATTGCGAACGCATACATCATCTGTCCAAGTGCGAATAATGGAAAATCAAAATCCTCCGATAAGAACAATTTCTCCCGGAAGGGTTTTCAGAAACGAAGTAATTTCTGCCAGAGCACATTGCATATTCCACCAGATTGAAGGTTTATATATTGACGAAAATGTTTCATTTGCAGATTTAAAGCAAACTTTGGAATATTTTGCAAAAGAATTCTTCGGTCAGGAAACAAAGATCAGATTGCGTCCGTCATATTTCCCGTTTACAGAACCTTCGGCAGAGGTAGATGTTTCATGTTCCTTATGCAACGGTAAAGGTTGTAATGTTTGTAAATACACCGGTTGGCTTGAGATATTGGGTTGCGGTATGGTCGATCCTAATGTTTTGGAAGTTAATGATATTGATAGTATAAAATATACCGGTTTTGCTTTTGGAATGGGTATTGAACGTATAGCTATGCTGAAATACGGAATTAAAGATCTGCGACTGTTCTTTGAGAATGATTTGAGGTTTTTGAAGCAATTTCGGTAA
- a CDS encoding peptidylprolyl isomerase, whose amino-acid sequence MLKSNTVLIETEFGNMKIKLYDETPKHKENFIKLAANGFYNELLFHRIINEFMIQGGDPDSKNAASGIMLGDGGPGYQIPAEFNDSLFHKKGVIAAAREGDQINPQKESSGSQFYIVQGKKFTDEELDNIEIQQSIGPYINSHPELQDIVTQLQQQNDRDGLDKFVEDIQEKKDFKIIKIPDFKRKVYNEIGGTPHLDNNYTVFGEVIEGLEVIDKIAGVIKDSNDRPVKDVKMNIKVIVE is encoded by the coding sequence ATGCTTAAAAGTAATACTGTATTGATTGAGACAGAATTCGGAAATATGAAGATCAAACTTTACGATGAAACTCCAAAGCATAAAGAAAACTTTATTAAACTTGCGGCAAACGGCTTTTATAACGAGCTGTTATTTCACAGAATAATTAATGAATTTATGATACAAGGCGGTGATCCTGATTCAAAAAATGCTGCTTCCGGTATAATGTTGGGAGACGGCGGACCCGGCTATCAAATTCCTGCAGAATTTAATGATTCTTTATTTCATAAAAAAGGTGTAATTGCCGCTGCGAGAGAAGGAGATCAAATTAATCCTCAAAAAGAATCTTCGGGGTCTCAATTTTATATTGTGCAAGGAAAAAAATTTACTGATGAAGAGTTGGATAATATAGAGATACAACAATCAATCGGACCGTACATTAATTCTCATCCGGAATTGCAAGATATTGTTACACAATTGCAACAGCAAAATGACAGAGACGGTTTAGATAAATTTGTTGAAGATATTCAAGAGAAGAAGGATTTTAAAATAATAAAGATTCCGGATTTTAAACGTAAAGTTTATAATGAAATTGGAGGAACACCGCACTTAGATAACAATTATACCGTATTTGGTGAAGTAATTGAAGGATTAGAAGTTATTGATAAAATAGCCGGTGTTATAAAGGATTCGAATGATCGCCCGGTTAAAGATGTTAAAATGAATATAAAAGTTATTGTTGAGTAG
- a CDS encoding S1C family serine protease, which produces MRLYTLIFLNSLFIINITFAQSVKVYSNTGTLVKNAIEISQGVKLKNDNSAEFIFAYKKDYITKGVPFNTIFKENSTEFKINLTPIVPLVQGFDSKIIAFAKIVDKTGKIPKSRIDPYYGYIQGVNLDDVELINTVNTYISEWGYNSIGGDSDIFKEKQKEPELIIAGEIINIEKVTKKTPGFMISVIVKWSVYNIEKEKVIYELTTAGYSNTYIAHKYKDELILSFKDAIVGLLADDGFVKYANKEKKISVDDNSSVEFLVLSKVPKSSVTDNTEIIKNSIKSVVTVKTEFGHGSGFIISKDGYAITNSHVVEDADNIEVIFNNGLILPAEVITNDKNRDVILLKIVGGGYHPLPMNTNGNDVEIGSEVIAIGTPKNIELGQTVSKGILSGYRNLEDKNYIQTDVSINLGSSGGPLLNAEGEVIGIIVAKIVGNDVEGLGFAIPIDEAVKGLNIKFE; this is translated from the coding sequence ATGAGATTATATACATTAATTTTTTTAAATTCCTTATTCATAATTAATATTACTTTTGCTCAAAGTGTTAAGGTATATTCAAATACCGGAACATTAGTTAAAAATGCAATTGAAATATCACAAGGCGTTAAGTTAAAAAATGATAATTCGGCAGAGTTCATTTTTGCTTATAAAAAAGATTATATTACCAAAGGAGTGCCATTTAATACAATATTTAAAGAAAACAGCACTGAATTCAAGATTAATCTAACACCTATTGTACCTCTTGTACAAGGTTTTGACTCAAAAATAATTGCTTTTGCAAAAATTGTTGACAAAACAGGGAAAATACCAAAGTCAAGAATTGATCCATATTATGGTTATATTCAAGGTGTAAATCTTGACGATGTTGAATTAATTAATACTGTCAATACATACATTAGTGAGTGGGGATATAATTCAATAGGAGGGGATAGTGATATATTTAAAGAAAAACAAAAAGAACCTGAACTTATTATTGCCGGAGAAATAATTAATATAGAAAAAGTAACTAAAAAAACACCCGGGTTTATGATAAGTGTTATTGTAAAGTGGTCTGTTTATAATATAGAAAAAGAAAAAGTAATATATGAACTTACTACTGCCGGTTATTCCAATACTTATATAGCACATAAATATAAAGATGAATTAATTTTGAGCTTTAAAGATGCAATCGTTGGATTACTGGCAGATGACGGTTTTGTTAAATATGCAAATAAAGAAAAAAAGATATCTGTTGATGACAACTCTTCCGTTGAGTTTTTGGTTTTATCAAAAGTGCCGAAAAGTAGTGTCACAGACAATACTGAAATAATAAAAAATTCAATAAAATCAGTAGTAACTGTAAAAACAGAATTCGGACACGGCAGCGGATTTATAATTAGCAAAGATGGTTACGCTATTACTAATAGTCATGTAGTTGAAGACGCAGATAATATTGAGGTTATATTTAACAACGGTCTTATTTTACCTGCCGAAGTTATTACTAATGATAAAAACAGGGATGTAATATTGTTAAAAATAGTAGGAGGGGGATATCATCCATTGCCTATGAACACAAACGGTAACGATGTTGAAATCGGTTCTGAAGTGATTGCTATCGGGACCCCCAAAAATATTGAATTAGGTCAAACTGTTTCCAAAGGCATTTTGAGCGGATACAGAAACTTAGAAGATAAAAACTATATTCAAACAGATGTAAGTATTAATTTGGGAAGTAGTGGTGGCCCGTTATTGAATGCTGAAGGCGAAGTGATAGGAATTATAGTGGCAAAAATTGTTGGGAACGATGTAGAGGGCTTAGGATTTGCAATACCTATTGATGAAGCTGTCAAAGGATTGAACATTAAGTTTGAATAG
- a CDS encoding TonB-dependent receptor yields the protein MKLKYKISIILIILLSIINQQGFTQNIIKGKVTDKTTNEAMPFADVYIPEHNKGTLTDEKGEFILTNLPKGEFKIRFSYVGYKTVIKTGFAENKETILNIEMETAVLQAEEVVISGGTYSTQHENAVKIELIKSKEIASAGTPTFIEALAGMPGIDMIAKGTGVAKPVIRGLSGTNILMLNNGVKMENFQFSENHPFIIDEFGIDRIEIIKGPASLLYGSDAVGGVINVIKEKPAPTGKILGDYNMQYHSNTQGVVSNLGIKGSSESIFWGLRGGIKNHTDYRDGNDDYIPNTRFNEYSFKANVGINKSFGLFRLYYDYNQPKLGMCVGDAVPLITENGRENKFWYQDLTNHIISAGNTLFFRKYKLDLNASYQMNNRKLQTDENMPFFKMVDMDMNTFSYEVKTYLPSTVNSEYIVGLQGADKTNRNNEAPNHILPDADVNDFSVFGLAQYTFFKKLKTQAGIRYDTRSVSTEAETNKVAVNTDYGNMSASLGSTYKVNKNILLRINFASAYRTPNIAELTQNGLHGARYEQGNPDLKSQRSYEADLSTHFHSKYLMVDVSGFYNSIYDYIFIAPTDDTITGGDKIYRYSQTNAEIYGGELAVDVLPFKWLNFKTSCAYLIGKQDDGNYLPFIPQNKLRFEIKFQKQKFSFLNNTFFKIGGLYAAKHNNPAMFETETDNYFILNAGTGADIKCANQTVSLSVQANNLLNETYTDHLSTLKGMGCYNIGRNISINLKIPFGLK from the coding sequence ATGAAATTAAAATATAAAATATCAATAATACTTATTATTTTATTATCAATAATAAATCAACAGGGATTTACCCAAAATATTATTAAAGGAAAAGTAACAGATAAAACAACAAACGAGGCAATGCCTTTTGCCGATGTTTATATTCCCGAACACAATAAAGGCACGTTAACAGATGAAAAAGGCGAATTTATATTGACTAATTTACCTAAAGGTGAATTTAAAATCCGGTTTTCATATGTGGGATATAAAACTGTTATCAAAACCGGTTTTGCCGAAAATAAGGAAACAATATTAAATATTGAAATGGAAACAGCTGTATTACAAGCCGAAGAGGTTGTGATTTCCGGCGGGACATATTCAACACAACACGAAAATGCTGTTAAAATTGAACTGATAAAAAGCAAAGAAATTGCTTCTGCAGGCACACCTACTTTTATCGAAGCCCTTGCCGGTATGCCCGGCATAGATATGATTGCCAAAGGCACAGGTGTAGCTAAACCGGTTATCAGAGGTTTGTCCGGGACCAACATATTGATGCTCAACAATGGTGTAAAAATGGAAAACTTTCAATTTTCGGAAAACCATCCCTTTATCATTGATGAATTCGGCATTGACCGAATTGAAATAATAAAAGGTCCTGCTTCTTTACTATACGGCTCTGATGCCGTTGGTGGTGTTATCAATGTGATAAAGGAAAAACCGGCACCGACAGGGAAAATTCTCGGTGATTACAATATGCAATACCACTCAAACACACAAGGAGTTGTAAGCAATCTTGGTATAAAAGGAAGTTCCGAAAGTATTTTTTGGGGTTTACGAGGCGGGATAAAAAACCATACTGATTACAGAGACGGCAATGATGATTATATTCCCAATACCCGTTTTAATGAATACAGCTTTAAAGCCAATGTGGGTATAAACAAATCATTCGGACTGTTCCGGTTGTATTATGATTACAATCAACCTAAACTTGGGATGTGCGTTGGGGATGCTGTTCCGTTAATAACCGAAAACGGAAGAGAAAACAAATTTTGGTATCAGGATTTGACAAATCATATTATTTCTGCCGGAAATACTTTATTCTTCAGAAAATATAAACTTGATTTAAACGCATCTTACCAAATGAACAACAGAAAATTACAAACTGATGAAAATATGCCGTTTTTTAAAATGGTGGATATGGATATGAATACATTTTCATATGAAGTAAAGACTTATCTGCCTTCAACAGTAAATTCGGAATATATCGTTGGATTACAGGGAGCTGACAAAACAAACAGAAACAATGAAGCTCCGAATCATATACTGCCCGATGCCGATGTGAATGATTTTTCAGTTTTTGGATTAGCTCAATATACTTTTTTTAAAAAGCTGAAAACCCAAGCCGGTATCAGATATGATACCCGTTCCGTATCAACAGAGGCAGAGACAAACAAAGTGGCTGTTAATACTGATTACGGAAATATGAGTGCTTCTTTGGGTTCAACATATAAAGTAAATAAAAATATTTTATTGCGTATAAATTTTGCTTCTGCTTACAGAACCCCTAACATTGCAGAATTAACGCAAAACGGTTTGCACGGGGCAAGATATGAACAAGGAAATCCCGATTTAAAATCACAACGCAGTTACGAAGCCGATTTGAGCACCCATTTTCATTCAAAATATCTGATGGTTGATGTTTCCGGTTTTTATAACAGTATTTATGATTATATTTTTATTGCCCCAACTGACGATACAATTACCGGCGGCGATAAAATTTATAGATACTCGCAAACCAATGCCGAAATTTACGGAGGTGAACTTGCTGTTGATGTATTACCTTTTAAATGGCTGAACTTTAAAACAAGTTGTGCTTATTTGATCGGGAAACAAGATGACGGAAATTATTTGCCGTTTATTCCGCAAAATAAACTGCGTTTTGAAATAAAGTTTCAAAAACAAAAATTTTCTTTTTTGAATAATACCTTTTTTAAAATTGGCGGGCTTTATGCTGCAAAGCATAACAATCCTGCAATGTTTGAAACAGAAACCGACAACTATTTTATATTAAACGCAGGAACAGGGGCAGATATAAAATGTGCAAATCAGACAGTATCTTTGTCTGTTCAGGCTAATAACTTGCTGAATGAAACCTATACAGACCATTTATCAACATTGAAGGGCATGGGCTGTTATAATATTGGCAGAAACATTAGTATAAACCTGAAAATCCCGTTTGGACTGAAATAA
- a CDS encoding CvpA family protein gives MDIKVDTAVSFLDVFIVLVLIWAIFKGYKRGPVVHALSLLIIVIGIAVFGIASKSIADFFRDRATVPLDNLHFYIFAFLFMATTWLSNFVANKVEKGASKPKGFISIILGIVASIVKYLYILSITLLFFAQFDKSYNMTDDGEKRRTKLYETVKSIAPETIKTVSFLEH, from the coding sequence ATGGATATAAAAGTTGATACAGCCGTCAGTTTCTTAGATGTTTTTATCGTTTTAGTGTTGATTTGGGCAATTTTCAAAGGATATAAAAGAGGACCTGTTGTACATGCCTTATCATTATTAATCATTGTGATTGGTATTGCTGTATTTGGAATTGCTTCTAAAAGCATAGCTGACTTTTTTCGAGACAGAGCAACTGTCCCGTTAGACAATCTTCATTTTTATATTTTTGCATTTTTATTTATGGCTACAACATGGTTGTCAAATTTTGTTGCAAATAAAGTTGAAAAAGGAGCTTCAAAGCCCAAGGGTTTTATCAGTATTATTCTTGGTATAGTCGCAAGTATAGTCAAATACCTCTATATTTTAAGCATTACTTTATTATTTTTTGCTCAATTTGATAAAAGTTATAACATGACAGATGATGGAGAAAAAAGAAGAACAAAACTATATGAAACCGTTAAAAGCATCGCACCTGAAACAATCAAAACCGTAAGCTTTTTAGAGCATTAA
- a CDS encoding O-antigen ligase family protein, translated as MFTQESKYNNLLIISIGLLYIFINAFFVYYHGLIYFAFFPLILIVGIITLLAYDKIFYLVAFLTPLSLSLSYFNPEISFNLSILTEPLLILLLLILIFKFFLYHQSEVAVIKHPVTISLLFLLFWTLITSATSTMPGVSFKFLISKLWFIIPIFFFGIILFKKISNIKVFIWAYSISLLIVVIYSTIRLGQTSFLARNAAHFVVKPFYNDHTVYGAILALFAPVLWGLTFNANYKPQIKIIAGFFASMFTLGIILSYSRASWLGIIAASGVFVIIKLRIKIRYILTIMLIGIAFLSAFWFQIIDKLEKNNQDSSSNISHHISSITNISTDASNVERLNRWYCAVEMFKEKPLVGWGPGTYQFQYAPFQKKRMRTIISTNFGNVGNAHSEYLGPLAEQGILGSLAFIWLTVTILITGFRIHKFAADKKVKSLALSITLGFITYFIHGLMNNFLDSDKIAIPFFGFAAVLVALDVFHNSKNIQKKPVNKNAVTTAI; from the coding sequence TTGTTCACTCAAGAATCGAAATATAATAACTTATTAATAATAAGTATCGGACTGCTGTATATTTTTATAAATGCATTTTTTGTATATTATCATGGTCTCATATACTTTGCATTTTTTCCGCTTATATTGATTGTAGGTATCATTACATTATTGGCTTATGATAAAATTTTCTATTTGGTTGCTTTTTTAACTCCTTTGTCATTAAGTTTATCATATTTTAATCCTGAAATATCTTTTAATTTATCAATACTTACTGAACCACTGTTAATATTGCTTCTGCTTATATTAATATTCAAGTTCTTTTTGTATCATCAAAGTGAAGTTGCTGTAATTAAACATCCGGTAACAATTTCATTGTTATTTTTACTGTTTTGGACATTAATAACATCGGCAACCAGTACAATGCCCGGTGTGTCATTTAAATTTTTAATCTCAAAATTATGGTTTATTATACCAATCTTTTTTTTCGGTATAATTCTTTTTAAAAAAATCTCAAATATTAAAGTCTTTATTTGGGCTTATTCAATATCTTTACTGATAGTTGTAATTTACAGTACAATAAGGTTAGGTCAAACTTCATTCTTAGCTCGAAATGCTGCACATTTTGTTGTTAAACCTTTTTATAATGATCATACTGTTTATGGTGCAATATTAGCTCTTTTTGCACCTGTTTTATGGGGTTTAACATTTAATGCAAATTACAAGCCGCAAATAAAAATTATAGCCGGTTTTTTTGCTTCAATGTTTACTTTAGGAATAATATTATCATATTCCAGAGCATCTTGGTTAGGAATAATAGCAGCATCCGGTGTCTTTGTAATTATTAAACTGCGAATAAAAATCAGATATATTTTAACAATTATGCTGATTGGAATTGCATTTTTATCAGCATTTTGGTTTCAAATTATTGATAAATTGGAAAAAAACAATCAAGACTCCTCTTCAAATATCTCTCATCATATAAGCTCAATAACGAATATATCAACTGATGCCTCAAATGTTGAGAGACTTAACAGGTGGTATTGTGCAGTTGAAATGTTCAAAGAAAAACCTCTTGTCGGATGGGGTCCCGGAACATATCAGTTTCAGTATGCCCCTTTTCAGAAAAAAAGAATGAGAACTATTATCAGTACTAATTTCGGAAATGTCGGCAATGCACACAGTGAATATCTGGGGCCGCTTGCAGAACAAGGCATTTTAGGAAGTTTAGCTTTTATTTGGTTAACTGTAACTATTTTAATTACAGGATTCAGAATTCATAAATTTGCTGCTGATAAAAAAGTAAAATCATTAGCCTTATCAATAACACTTGGGTTTATTACATACTTTATTCACGGGCTAATGAATAATTTTTTGGATTCTGACAAAATTGCAATCCCTTTCTTCGGGTTTGCGGCTGTTTTAGTTGCACTTGATGTTTTTCACAATTCAAAAAACATTCAAAAAAAACCGGTGAATAAAAATGCCGTGACAACAGCAATATAA
- the tyrS gene encoding tyrosine--tRNA ligase, translated as MGFTDEIKWRGMLHNIMPGTDEMLKEGQASAYVGIDPTADSLHIGHLVSVMLLKNFQRAGHRPIALIGGATGMIGDPSGKSKERNLLDIKTLRHNQEAIKNQLSKFLDFSDNCENQALMVNNYDWMSKFSFLDFIRDVGKHLSVNYMIAKDSVKKRMTSSDDKDAEGLSFTEFSYQLVQGYDFLHLYKKYNCKLQMGGSDQWGNITTGTELIRRMLQGKAYALTSPLITKADGGKFGKTEKGNIWLDPEKTSPYEFYQFWINTTDEDAEKYLKIFTVLNKDEIKSLVNEHKEAPHTRVLQKKLAEELTVMVHSKEDYDTSVAASRMLFGKGTKEQLQSLDNKTFNAVFSGVPNYNINTNLLKKGINIVELLAEHTNTFASKGECRRLMKDNGLSINQEKQNNQEYIITSADLINNKYILIRKGKKNYSYIFIK; from the coding sequence ATGGGTTTTACGGATGAAATAAAGTGGAGAGGCATGCTACATAATATCATGCCCGGAACTGATGAGATGTTAAAAGAAGGGCAAGCATCCGCTTATGTAGGAATTGATCCGACTGCTGATTCTCTTCATATCGGGCATCTGGTAAGTGTTATGTTATTAAAAAACTTTCAAAGAGCCGGGCATCGGCCAATAGCATTAATCGGAGGTGCAACCGGAATGATAGGAGACCCTTCCGGCAAATCAAAAGAAAGAAATTTATTGGATATTAAGACATTAAGACATAATCAAGAAGCTATAAAAAACCAATTGAGTAAATTCCTTGATTTTTCTGATAATTGTGAAAATCAAGCATTAATGGTAAATAATTACGACTGGATGAGCAAATTCAGTTTCTTGGATTTTATTCGTGATGTCGGCAAGCACCTTTCTGTAAATTACATGATTGCAAAAGATTCTGTAAAGAAGAGAATGACAAGTTCAGATGATAAAGATGCTGAAGGTTTATCTTTTACCGAATTCAGTTACCAATTGGTACAAGGCTATGATTTTTTACATCTGTATAAAAAATATAATTGTAAACTTCAAATGGGTGGTTCAGATCAATGGGGAAACATTACTACCGGAACTGAATTAATCAGAAGAATGTTGCAAGGAAAAGCTTATGCCTTAACAAGCCCTTTGATTACAAAAGCAGACGGAGGTAAATTCGGCAAAACCGAAAAAGGTAACATTTGGTTAGATCCCGAAAAAACTTCACCTTATGAATTTTATCAATTTTGGATTAACACTACTGATGAAGATGCAGAAAAGTATTTAAAAATTTTTACTGTACTTAATAAAGATGAAATTAAATCTTTAGTAAATGAACATAAAGAAGCTCCTCATACCAGAGTTCTGCAAAAGAAATTAGCGGAAGAATTAACTGTTATGGTTCACAGCAAGGAAGATTATGATACATCAGTTGCAGCTTCTCGTATGTTGTTCGGAAAAGGAACTAAAGAACAATTACAATCTTTAGATAATAAAACATTTAATGCTGTTTTTTCCGGTGTTCCGAATTATAATATCAATACAAATCTTTTGAAAAAAGGAATCAATATTGTTGAACTTTTAGCAGAACATACTAATACTTTTGCTTCAAAAGGCGAATGCCGCAGACTAATGAAAGACAATGGCTTAAGTATTAATCAAGAAAAACAAAATAATCAAGAATATATTATTACATCAGCTGATTTAATTAATAATAAATATATTTTAATAAGAAAAGGAAAAAAAAATTATTCATACATCTTTATAAAATAA